In Leptodactylus fuscus isolate aLepFus1 chromosome 2, aLepFus1.hap2, whole genome shotgun sequence, one genomic interval encodes:
- the POR gene encoding NADPH--cytochrome P450 reductase isoform X2, producing MGDSCVNQDVCQSEEGSSVSEETMFSMADMFLLSLIVGLLTYWFFFRKKKEETIEFKVQPTVTSTSRESSFIDKMKKTRKNIVVFYGSQTGTGEEFANRLAKDAHRYGMRGMAADPEEFEMVDLARLTEIENSLAVFCMATYGEGDPTDNAQDFYDWLQEADVDLSGVKFAVFGLGNKTYEHFNAMGKYVDKRLEELGAERIFELGMGDDDGNLEEDFITWREQFWPAVCEHFGVEATGEESSIRQYELVAHTDENMNKVYTGEMGRLKSYETQKPPFDAKNPFLANVTVNRKLNQGGERHLMHLELDITGSKIRYESGDHVAVYPANESSIVNKIGELLGVDLDVVISLNNLDEESNKKHPFPCPTTYRTALTYYLDITNPPRTNVLYELAQYATDPKEQENLRKMASSAPDGKALYLSWVVEARRNILAILEDVPSLRPPLDHLCELLPRLQARYYSIASSSKVHSNSVHICAVVVEYETKTGRQNKGVATNWLLNKQPTDNGHKSSVPMYVRKSQFRLPFKPSTPVIMIGPGTGIAPFVGFIQEREWLQQQGKEVGETVLYYGCRHEHEDYLYKEELGKFHKDGVLTQLHVAFSRDQKEKVYVQHLLKKNKENVWKLINEENAHIYVCGDARNMARDVQNTFYDIVEEYGKMEHSQAVDYIKKLMTKGRYSQDVWS from the exons AACAAGCACTTCCAGAGAAAGCAGCTTTATAGACAAGATGAAGAAGACG CGCAAAAATATAGTGGTATTTTATGGATCTCAGACAGGAACCGGAGAAGAATTTGCTAATCGACTTGCTAAGGATGCTCATCGCTATGGTATGCGTGGTATGGCAGCAGACCCTGAAGAATTTGAAATG gtGGATCTTGCTAGACTTACAGAGATTGAAAACTCTCTTGCGGTGTTCTGCATGGCTACATATGGTGAAGGTGACCCTACTGACAATGCTCAGGACTTCTATGATTGGTTGCAGGAAGCAGATGTCGATCTTTCTGGAGTAAAATTTGCA GTATTTGGTCTTGGAAACAAGACATACGAGCACTTTAATGCTATGGGAAAATACGTGGACAAAAGACTGGAAGAGCTGGGTGCGGAAAGAATCTTTGAACTAGGAATGGGAGATGATGATGGCAA TCTGGAGGAAGATTTTATCACATGGCGGGAGCAGTTTTGGCCTGCTGTTTGTGAACATTTTGGTGTAGAAGCAACAGGAGAAGAATCCAG tATTCGTCAGTATGAACTTGTGGCGCACACAGATGAGAACATGAACAAGGTCTACACTGGGGAGATGGGCCGTCTTAAGAGCTATGAGACACAAAAGCC ACCTTTTGATGCTAAAAATCCATTCCTGGCCAATGTAACTGTGAATCGGAAACTTAACCAAGGTGGAGAGAGGCATTTGATGCATCTGGAACTTGATATTACTGGATCAAAGATCAG gtacgaATCGGGAGATCATGTGGCAGTTTATCCAGCTAATGAATCCTCAATAGTTAACAAGATAGGAGAACTTCTAGGAGTAGACCTTGATGTGGTGATCTCTTTGAACAACCTTGATG AGGAATCAAACAAGAAGCATCCATTCCCTTGTCCTACCACATATCGCACAGCTCTCACCTATTACTTGGATATTACCAACCCACCTCGTACCAATGTACTTTATGAACTTGCTCAGTATGCCACTGACCCAAAAGAGCAAGAGAATCTGCGTAAAATGGCCTCCTCTGCACCTGATGGCAAG GCTTTGTATTTGAGTTGGGTTGTGGAAGCAAGGAGAAATATTCTGGCGATTCTAGAAGACGTGCCTTCACTGCGTCCACCACTTGATCATCTTTGTGAATTATTACCACGTCTGCAGGCCCGTTACTACTCAATTGCCTCCTCTTCAAAA GTTCATTCCAATTCCGTACACATCTGTGCTGTTGTGGTAGAATATGAGACCAAGACTGGACGACAGAACAAAGGTGTTGCCACAAACTGGCTTTTAAACAAACAGCCGACAGACAATGGACACAAATCATCTGTGCCCATGTATGTCCGTAAATCTCAATTCCGTCTGCCATTCAAACCCAGTACACCTGTTATCATGATTGGGCCGGGCACAGGTATCGCTCCATTTGTGGGATTCATCCAAGAGCGAGAATGGCTGCAACAGCAAG GTAAGGAGGTTGGAGAAACTGTTTTGTATTATGGTTGCCGCCATGAACATGAAGATTATCTTTACAAGGAGGAGCTTGGTAAATTTCATAAAGATGGTGTTCTTACTCAGCTGCATGTTGCCTTCTCCCGAGACCAGAAAGAAAAG GTTTATGTACAACATCTTCTTAAGAAAAACAAGGAGAATGTGTGGAAATTGATAAATGAGGAAAATGCTCATATCTATGTGTGTGG TGATGCTCGCAATATGGCCCGTGACGTGCAGAACACTTTCTATGACATTGTTGAAGAGTATGGCAAGATGGAACATAGTCAAGCTGTAGATTATATTAAGAAACTAATGACCAAGGGCCGTTACTCCCAAGATGTGTGGAGTTAA